One genomic region from Evansella sp. LMS18 encodes:
- a CDS encoding GerMN domain-containing protein, with translation MFKAVPVILSAFIITGLTACGTNDENTNEDNGAGNQSDNEASANNDFDNNNSEPEEMDEVDDSEVENNGDNEAKDTDFSPDNSQQENDGQNDVNEGAEESNSNQDDENDDTSYSKETLEEGHFIITGEFISLNDEDLGELAIQMERTESESSREDRLLRSLQESDFTGHNVFSDLTEIRMPDDTTAELVFTEDNQLMSLASAEQNRLDDLLFTLSSLHGVETLNFYTEDEPGATYGQTGEIESLTVEAEENRGYYRASSEEAVYLSGNRTEEEIRIDEGDLFTFEETVEAMTSASEKASAYESVFPEGVELLDVSVDGDEAEVVYKTSGENEDGFSEEVTENALWLAALEADLDTLHVVNETEMRRTTFTFDSSPPSPEDSNGEEDSSDSEAAVYENGRFGYAVTFPEDWNDGEEAANGDGKVLHDTEDTQTDIRVFGRHHREENSEDLAEFETITLESGVEAHYKEETEEGRFTFELIVRNDGREVVLEGDMEETYYEANEDEIEEVIQSLEVYERAD, from the coding sequence ATGTTTAAAGCTGTTCCTGTAATACTTTCCGCTTTTATCATAACAGGCTTAACTGCCTGCGGCACGAATGATGAAAACACAAACGAGGATAACGGTGCTGGCAACCAATCAGACAATGAAGCATCAGCAAATAATGATTTTGATAATAATAATTCAGAACCAGAAGAAATGGATGAAGTTGATGATTCAGAGGTGGAAAATAACGGGGATAACGAGGCCAAAGACACTGATTTTTCTCCAGATAATAGCCAGCAAGAAAATGACGGTCAAAATGATGTGAATGAAGGGGCTGAAGAAAGTAACAGCAATCAGGACGATGAGAATGATGATACCTCCTATTCCAAGGAGACTTTAGAAGAGGGCCATTTTATCATTACAGGTGAATTTATTAGCCTGAACGATGAGGACCTGGGAGAGCTGGCCATCCAGATGGAACGGACAGAATCAGAATCATCACGTGAAGACAGACTCTTGAGGTCGCTTCAGGAAAGCGACTTTACCGGGCATAATGTCTTTTCGGATCTTACAGAGATACGGATGCCGGATGATACAACAGCAGAACTTGTTTTTACAGAAGATAACCAGCTTATGAGCCTGGCATCTGCTGAACAAAACCGGCTGGATGATTTACTGTTTACGCTAAGCTCCCTTCATGGTGTTGAAACATTGAATTTTTATACGGAAGACGAGCCTGGAGCTACATACGGCCAAACAGGGGAGATTGAATCCCTGACCGTGGAGGCTGAGGAGAACCGGGGATATTATAGGGCATCCAGTGAAGAAGCTGTTTATTTGAGCGGAAACAGAACGGAAGAGGAAATCAGGATTGACGAGGGAGACCTCTTTACATTTGAGGAAACTGTAGAAGCAATGACCTCTGCCAGCGAAAAGGCATCGGCGTATGAATCTGTATTTCCGGAAGGCGTGGAGCTCCTGGATGTATCGGTTGATGGGGATGAAGCTGAAGTGGTCTACAAAACTTCAGGGGAAAATGAAGATGGGTTTTCGGAGGAAGTTACGGAAAACGCCCTTTGGCTCGCTGCCCTCGAAGCTGACCTGGATACGTTGCATGTAGTAAACGAAACTGAAATGAGACGGACTACTTTTACTTTTGATTCATCTCCTCCTTCACCTGAAGACAGCAATGGTGAGGAAGATTCTTCAGACAGCGAGGCCGCTGTTTACGAAAACGGACGCTTCGGCTATGCTGTTACATTTCCTGAGGATTGGAATGATGGGGAAGAAGCGGCTAATGGAGACGGAAAAGTTCTGCACGATACAGAAGATACCCAGACAGATATCCGGGTATTCGGCCGCCACCACCGGGAGGAAAATTCAGAAGACCTTGCTGAGTTCGAAACAATAACATTGGAAAGTGGCGTGGAAGCCCATTATAAAGAAGAAACAGAAGAAGGACGTTTCACCTTTGAACTTATAGTACGTAATGACGGCAGAGAAGTTGTACTTGAAGGTGATATGGAAGAAACCTACTATGAAGCTAACGAAGATGAGATTGAAGAAGTAATTCAAAGCCTTGAAGTGTACGAGAGAGCGGATTAA
- a CDS encoding Rpn family recombination-promoting nuclease/putative transposase, translated as MKIPFIAHFIHIFIPFPLLQSRKRLRGLTEVPFGSRREFVRYETPVAAALLSKMGYTDSEKIEVKKQFFRMMIRMELDKAQQTLITGFFDSYLRLNKTEESIFKEEVKLMSPEEGEKIMEIITSYEQKGREEGREEGREEGRREEKIVVAKRLLARGMDIKEIKEITGLPLEEIEQIKQD; from the coding sequence ATGAAAATCCCCTTCATTGCCCATTTTATTCATATATTCATTCCCTTTCCCCTCCTGCAAAGCCGCAAACGCTTAAGGGGACTGACAGAGGTACCATTTGGCTCTCGGCGTGAGTTTGTGCGTTATGAAACCCCTGTGGCAGCAGCACTTCTGAGTAAAATGGGGTATACTGATAGTGAGAAAATAGAAGTGAAAAAACAGTTTTTCAGAATGATGATCCGAATGGAATTAGATAAAGCACAACAAACGCTGATTACAGGTTTTTTTGATTCTTACTTACGTCTGAATAAGACAGAGGAAAGCATTTTTAAAGAAGAGGTGAAATTAATGAGTCCAGAGGAGGGTGAAAAAATTATGGAAATTATTACTTCCTATGAACAGAAGGGAAGGGAAGAAGGCAGAGAAGAAGGCAGAGAAGAAGGAAGACGGGAAGAAAAAATAGTAGTGGCAAAACGATTATTAGCAAGAGGGATGGATATTAAAGAAATCAAAGAAATAACGGGTCTCCCTCTGGAGGAAATTGAACAAATAAAGCAGGATTGA
- a CDS encoding Rieske 2Fe-2S domain-containing protein → MSEKVFAAEMDELKDAGVKVVKGEGHAIAVIYQDDGVYAVDNRCPHLGFPLHMGSTCDGILTCHWHHARFDIKSGGTLDPWADDIPTYPVEISENKVYVNLSPHLQQSMEQLRGRLREGLEQNISLVIAKAVTGLIEAGEPPAKIARIGVEFGTKHRRNGWRSGLTILTAMTNILPYLDKKGRILALYQGLVHVARESAGMGTRFLLQPLPVSDKKYRPSVSQLAKWYRNIVEVRDVQGAERVLLTAIEAGASKEQLADMMMTAVTDHFYMNVGHTLDFHNKAFEVLNHIGEDKKAYVLTSVLPELAGASRSEESNSWQTPVNLVKPLQEAFEQLEDYDPASAEEQETELDEKKLVDQLLSDSPVDTIQLMMEALNEGMSPVRLAQLVSLAGAERVARFHVQNEFRDWITVLHTFTHAHAVHEALRRSVTLELIRGVFHSAMSIYLDRFLNTPSARRPPPTGEAEAAKPEELLELLDRQQQTDAAAKWVMEYLHAGGDKEALFNTLGHALLREDAEFHSFQMYEAGIVEHKHWEQEESPLAEWAKETHIIAVTRYLAAHAPTSRELPHTAKIAMRLHQGEKLFEDN, encoded by the coding sequence ATGAGTGAAAAAGTATTTGCAGCTGAAATGGATGAGTTAAAAGATGCCGGTGTGAAAGTAGTCAAAGGGGAAGGACACGCGATTGCTGTAATATATCAGGATGACGGAGTTTATGCGGTGGATAACAGATGTCCCCATCTCGGGTTTCCCTTACATATGGGGAGTACATGCGACGGAATATTGACCTGCCACTGGCACCATGCGAGGTTCGATATTAAAAGCGGAGGCACATTAGATCCCTGGGCGGACGATATTCCCACCTACCCTGTTGAAATCTCGGAAAATAAAGTCTATGTGAACCTCTCTCCTCACCTTCAGCAGTCGATGGAGCAGCTTCGCGGCCGGCTGAGGGAAGGGCTTGAACAAAATATCAGCCTCGTTATCGCCAAAGCAGTAACCGGTTTAATTGAAGCGGGTGAGCCTCCTGCTAAAATAGCACGGATTGGGGTGGAGTTCGGAACAAAGCACCGGCGGAATGGCTGGCGCTCCGGGCTGACAATCTTAACTGCCATGACAAACATCCTTCCGTACCTCGATAAAAAAGGCAGGATCCTCGCACTCTACCAGGGGCTCGTCCATGTTGCGAGAGAAAGTGCCGGAATGGGCACCCGCTTTTTACTCCAGCCCCTTCCTGTCTCGGACAAAAAATACCGGCCTTCTGTCAGCCAGCTCGCGAAGTGGTACCGAAACATTGTGGAGGTCAGGGATGTGCAGGGAGCGGAAAGGGTTCTTCTTACAGCTATAGAGGCCGGTGCTTCGAAAGAACAACTGGCTGATATGATGATGACGGCAGTAACAGACCATTTTTACATGAACGTTGGCCACACCCTCGATTTTCATAACAAAGCGTTTGAAGTTCTGAATCATATCGGAGAGGATAAAAAAGCTTACGTCCTCACCTCCGTGCTGCCGGAACTAGCCGGTGCTTCACGGAGCGAAGAATCCAACAGCTGGCAAACCCCTGTGAATCTGGTAAAACCATTGCAGGAAGCGTTCGAGCAGCTGGAAGATTACGACCCAGCATCAGCAGAGGAACAGGAAACAGAACTGGATGAGAAAAAACTGGTGGATCAGCTCCTCAGTGACAGTCCGGTGGATACGATTCAGCTGATGATGGAAGCATTAAATGAGGGGATGTCCCCTGTCCGCCTTGCACAGTTAGTTTCACTGGCTGGAGCTGAACGGGTTGCACGTTTCCATGTGCAAAATGAATTCAGGGACTGGATTACTGTGCTTCATACATTCACTCACGCCCATGCCGTACATGAAGCGCTGAGGCGTTCGGTTACACTGGAATTAATCAGAGGTGTCTTCCACAGCGCAATGAGTATCTACCTTGACCGCTTTTTAAATACTCCATCAGCGAGAAGGCCGCCCCCCACGGGAGAAGCTGAGGCTGCGAAACCGGAAGAACTCCTCGAACTCCTTGATCGCCAGCAGCAGACAGATGCGGCTGCAAAATGGGTAATGGAATATTTACATGCCGGTGGAGATAAAGAAGCTTTATTTAACACACTGGGGCATGCTTTGCTGAGAGAGGATGCAGAGTTTCATTCTTTTCAGATGTATGAAGCAGGCATCGTAGAACATAAGCACTGGGAACAGGAAGAATCACCGCTGGCAGAATGGGCAAAAGAAACACACATCATTGCCGTCACCCGCTATCTCGCGGCCCATGCCCCAACTTCCAGAGAACTGCCTCATACAGCCAAAATCGCAATGAGACTCCATCAAGGGGAAAAATTATTTGAAGATAACTAG
- a CDS encoding RNA polymerase sigma factor: protein MITHQADKSLLETSSSHSINERKVTELYLLYKRKVYRIALSYVKDTFLAEDLAHEILVKCYLSRGKFKGECSLNSWIHRIASNHCIDFLRKSYRHRDQLHENLELFNDLDMSTPEAEIVNSCENEELRNKLRQLPPKYGEIIYLYYFKEKSLREIEGQLKIKLSTVKTRLFRAKRMLKEMY from the coding sequence ATGATTACTCATCAAGCAGATAAGAGTTTATTAGAAACAAGCTCCAGTCACAGCATCAATGAGCGGAAAGTCACTGAGCTTTATCTTTTGTACAAGAGGAAAGTGTACCGGATTGCACTTTCTTATGTAAAAGATACTTTCCTGGCAGAAGACCTTGCCCACGAAATACTTGTGAAATGCTACCTTTCCCGGGGGAAATTTAAAGGGGAATGTTCCTTGAACTCATGGATTCACAGGATTGCCAGCAATCACTGCATTGATTTTTTACGGAAGAGTTACCGTCACAGAGATCAGCTTCATGAAAATCTTGAACTGTTTAACGATTTAGATATGAGTACTCCTGAAGCTGAGATAGTAAATAGCTGCGAAAATGAAGAGCTCAGAAATAAGTTAAGACAGCTGCCTCCGAAATATGGAGAAATCATTTATCTCTACTATTTTAAAGAAAAATCCCTAAGGGAAATTGAAGGCCAGCTGAAGATTAAGCTATCGACAGTTAAGACAAGACTCTTCAGAGCGAAACGAATGCTCAAGGAAATGTATTAA